The genomic segment AAGGTCGGATCATAAGCTGTATCGAGCATATCCCTGCCGAGAGAATCGAGAAAAGGCCCTGTTATCGACGCCGAGCGCCCTACCCGCACATTATAATCCTGACTGAGCGAGTCATAGGAAACGAACAAATAATATTGCTTGAGCTCAGCATTATAAATCATATAAGGACCTTCCACTGCCCCCGATTCCGAGGCAGCGCGAGCCGCGATTTTCGTCCCGTAGCCCTGCTCCTTAAGCTTGCCGGTAGCCGGATCGAGCGGAGCTGCATAGATGCCTCCGAAAAAAGAGCCATACACGAACCAAGGCTTGCCTTCGGCATCCTTCACAATATTAGGATCAATCGCATTGGGCTCGTCTCCAGGCCCCGTCTTTACGACTTCCCCCTGATCCGTCCACGGCCCTTCCAGCGAATCGCTTGTCGCAACCCCAATAAACGACCGGTTTGAACCAAAGGTCGACGCGGAATAATATAAATAGAAGCGATCGCCAAGCTTTGCCACCTCTGGCGCCCACATGCCGGTTGCCCCCGTCCATGCTTCTGCTTCCGCTGGAACTCCATCAAGCGCATAGCCGGCCCATTCCCAGTTCATTAGATCCTTCGATTTTCTGACCATAAGTCCCGGCTTTGCCGTTCCGCCGACCTTAACATCCGTGGAGAAAATATAATACGTATCCCCATCCTTAATAATAGAAGGATCATGCACATTGCTCATATTCCACGCCTGCTCATTGTCTATATTCGCTGTATCATACATCGGGTAGCTAGTCGGCGCCTGCGGATAAACTAGTTCCTCGCCCGAGCAGCCCGTTAGCCAAACCGTAGCAATTGCCGTCATCGTTAAAAAATATCGTTTCATAGGCGCCTCTAACCTTTCACGCCAGAAATGGCAACCGATTCAATAATTTGCTTCTGGAATACGAGAAAAATAATAAGCATCGGCAGCAGCGCAATAAAAGAGGCCGCCATAATAAGCGCATAATCGGTCTGAATCGCATAAGTCGCGTTAAAATTCGCAATGACGAGCTGGAGCGTCTGCTTCTCCGGCGAATTCAAATAAATAATCGGCGCCAAATAATCATTCCATACCGCCATAAACCATAAAATAAGCTGCGCCGCCACAGCTGGACGGATAAGCGGGAAAATGATTTTGGAGAAAATGCCGAAATACGAGCTGCCGTCTATTTTTGCCGCTTCAATAATCGCCCCTGGCACGCTCGTCAAATACTGCCGCAGAAAAAAGATCATCATAATGTTGCCGAACAGTCCCGGCACGATTAGCGGCTTGAGCGTATCAACCCAGCCAAATTCGGAGAACAGAATAAACTGCGGAATCATGACCGCCGGGTAAGGAATCATTAAGGCGGATAGCAGCAGCAGAAAAATCATATTTTTGAAAGGAAAACGCAGCTTGGCGAAGGCGAACGCCGCCAGACTTGAGGTGAATGTGCCGATAATCGTCACGCACACCGTAATGATCAGGCTGTTCTGAATGCCGCTAAGCAGCGGACCCTTTTCCCAAATTTCGATATACTTCTCAAAATGGAACGTTTCCGGTATCCATACCGGAGGCAGCGCAAAAACCTCCGCCTTCGACTTGAAGGAGGTCGACAACGTCCACAGCAGCGGGGCAACCATAAAGACAGCACCGACACTGATGACGATAAAAGCAAGCACATCGGTCAGATTGAATCTTTTTAACGATAGCATAATTCAGGCTTCACTCCTTTCCTGCCGGCAAGTTTATTCCATATCCTTCGAGGCGCGTTCATTCATGCGGAACTGCACGAGCGTAATGACGAAAATAAACAGTCCCAGCAGCATCGCCATCCCCGAAGCATAGCCCATCTGCAGGTTCTCGAACGCTTTCTTCCATACATAGAAAACGACCGTTGCGGAGCTGTATTCCGGCCCGCCCGTCGGCGTCATAATGTTAACCTCAGTGAAAATTTGCGCTCCCCCGATAATTTTCGTGACGACGATAAAAAATGTGACAGGCTTCACCATCGGGAACGTAATGTTCCAAAAAATGTTCCAGCTATTCGCGCCGTCCAATTGGGCCGCTTCATAATAATCCTTCGGCACGCTTTGCAGCGCAGCCAAATAAAGCAGCATGGAATACCCGATATTTTTCCAAATCATCATCAATATAAGAGCAGGCTTTACCGTATATTTATCCGCGAGCCAGTTCGGGCCCTCAAAGCCAAACAGCGCTAGAAACTGGTTCACCAGTCCATAATCGCCATTATAAGCCCACTGCCACAGTATCGATACCGCTGCAAGCGACGAAATAACCGGCACATAATAAATGACCCGGAACGTTGTCGTGCCGAACATTTTCCGATTCAGGCCCATCGCCAGCAGCAGCGCTAATGTAATTTCAATTGGAATACCAATCATCATAAAAATCGTATTAAAGCTCGCTTTATAAAAAAGCTCATCCGCGAGAATATCTTTAAAATTGTCCAGCCCAATAAACGTCATCTGCCCAAGCCCATCCCAATCGGTAAAAGAACCATATAGAGAGTACAGCAGCGGGTACAGCGTAAACAAAAGATAGCCGACAACGGGCGCCAGCACGAATAAATACCCGTAATAGCCTTCCTTCCGGTAAAGATTCGACCTTACTTTCATGTTTCACCCCTCAAAATGACCAGAGGCCAGAGGAACAGGCACTCCTTGCAGCTGCCCCTTAAAGACCTTGGGGCCCTGCTTCGCCTGTCCTCCGTCCTTCTGGTACTGAGATTAGCTTCTGCTTGCAACCATTATTTCTTGGATTTCGCTTCCTGCTCAACCGCTTTATCAAGCAGCTTCTGCATCTTAGGCTGCTCTGCCTTCACGTAGTCCGCTGCTGTCACCTTGCCATCAAGCACAGGCTGAATATCGGTGAAAAACAGCTGATACCATTCCGAGTTGTACGTCAGCGTGTTAGGCATTGGCTTCCCGTAATCCTCTACGATACGGAGGAATTCTGCTTTGTTTGCAGGCTTCGTCGTCGTGTCTGCAGCCCATTTTTCCGCCATATCTATCAAGTTCGGAATTTGCACCTTCGCATCAACAAGCTGCTGCATGCCTTCCGGAGATGCGGTGAGATACGTTACGAGCTGTGCCGCTTCTTCCGGATTTTTTGAGCCGCTGGATACGCCGATGCCAAGCGAGCCAAGGAAGGTCGCGGATTTGCCGGTCGAGCCCGCAGGGTAAGGGATTAAATCATAATCGAAGGGCAGCGTCTCATACGTCGCAAGATCCCATGGGCCTACCGGGAAAAAGGCAAGCTCGCCCTTCATCCAGCGCTGATACGTATCAAGCGTCGCCGCATCTTCAATAGAAGGCGTAATTTTATGTACATTTTGCATATCGGCAAAATATTGCAGCGCCTCCGCGAACTTCGGATCGTCAATCGTCACCTTCGTATTCGTTGCGTCCAGCCAGTCTGCGCCATTGCTCCAGACGAAGGCCTGCAGCGCCCAGTTGACATTAAAACCCGTTCCGTACTGATCGATTTTGCCATCGCCATTCGTATCCTTCACCAATTGCTGATTGACCTTGATGAATTCATCCCATGTATACGGCTTTTCCTTATCCGGCAATGGGATTCCGGCCGCTGTGAACATGTCTTTATTGTAGCCGAGCGCAAACGGGCCCACGTCCTTTGGCAAGCCATAGATGCTGCCCTGGCCTACGTTATTGCCATCATAGCGGTAAATATCTACGCCGCGCTTCCAAATGTTATCAAAGTCGACATCCTTCACGTATTCCGTAATATCTTTCAAAACTCCCGCATTCACATAAGCTCTTAAATCGCCTGGGTCAAAATAAAAGACGTCCGGCACGCTTTTGCCTGTAATCGCTGCTTTCAGCTTCGTCGCGTATTGGTCGCCCGTCGTCGTAATGATCTTCACCTTGACATCAGGATGATCGGCCTCAAACTTCTTGACTGTCGCCTCATATGCCTTCTGCTCCTCCGGTCCGCCGCGGAACATGAAGCTAAGCTGCTTCGTGCCGCCCTGCCCAGCCTCTGTACTTCCTTCTGTTTGCGAATTGCTGCTGCAGCCCGCGATAACGCCCCCCAGCACAATCGTCGCTGCCATTGCTGCTAGTAAACTTTTTTTCATCCTCAAACCCTCCTCCATAAAATGAAAACGTATTCACAATTTCGAAAAGTTGCCTTGCATCATGATGGTATAAGTACAGTGCTCGCTCACGCGACACATCCGTTTGCAAGTCAAAATCGCCTTTCAACCGTTGTATCGCGCCTTATGAATTCTATTGCTTCATAAACATTAATAATAAATATATTAATAATTAATGTTTTTATTATTTATGATGATAGTTCAAAGCGCTTACATTGTCAACTATATTTGTTTGATTTTTGGAATTTCTTTGCGCTCAGCCAGTCTCTTACTTGCCATCTCGCACCGGGACGCCAAAGCTAGGCTTGCCATCCGCTGTCCAGCCGAATACTTGCGCCCTCGTGTGGCGGTTCGGATCATAAAGCGGATCCCCTGTAATCTCCTTATAATTGCGGGCATGGTAAATCAAAATATCCTGCTTGCCATCCGGCGACACCGTAAAGCTGTTATGTCCAGGGCCATACTGCCCGTTCTCTTCACTCGTTGCAAATACAGGCTCCGGCGCCTTGCTCCATGAAGCCGGGTCGAGCAAATCGCTGTCCTCCGAAGCGCTCAGCAGTCCCATGCAATAATGATGATCCGTTGCGCTGGCTGAATAGCTAATAAATATCGTCCCGCCACGCTTCAGCACCGCAGCTCCTTCATTGACGCAAAAGCCGATCTTTTCCCATTCGTATTCGGGCTGGGCAATCATAACCTGCTTGCCGCTCATCGTCCAAGGATTGCTCATCGCCGCAATATATAAATTGGAGTTGCCTGCGATCGCCAAATCCTTCTGCGCCCAGACGAGATATTGCGTGCCCTTATGCTCGAAGCTTGTCGCATCCAGCGCAAACGATTCCCAATTGGCGACAAGCTGCCCTTTTTCAACCCACTCGCCTTCCAGCGGATTGGCGGATTCATTTTCCAATACGAACATGCGATGGTCGAACAGCCCTTCAACCGTCTCCGTCGTCCGCGCCGCAGCGAAGTAGATATACCATTTGCCCTGAACAACATGCAGCTCCGGCGCCCAAATGTTCGCGCTCATCGGTCCCTCCGCATATTTTCGCCAGGCGACAACTGGCTCCGCTTCCCCTAACTGCTGGATTGTGCGCGCTCTTCTAAGCTCAATGCGGTCGTATTCCGGAACGGAGCCCGTGAAATAGTAGTAGCCGTCGGAATGGAGATATACCCATGGATCCGCACGCTGCGGTATAATAGGATTGACGAAAGATTGCTCGGCTTGGATCTGCTGCTCCATCATAATCAAAACCCCTTTGTTAATTATTCATAAATATATTACTTACTTTCTTCGATGTTAATATATCAACAGCTTTACGCTGCTGTCAACCAGATTATGGCTGTTTGAAGGCGTTTCCTTGTCTGTTTTAGCCAAATCATGTATCATTAGTCTCAATCAGTGTTATTCACATATTCATTAATATTTCAATTTCCGGAGGACGCCACGTTGAAAATAGAACTTTCCGAACAATATTTGCCTGTATTCGAGGCTATATCCAGCAACGTCCGCATCCAAATCATTCACCTTCTGTCGCAAAAATCGATGAATATTCGCGAGCTTGCCGAAGCCCTCGGGCTCAGCAGCGCTATTATGACGATGCATGTCAAGAAGCTCGAGAAAGCAAACATTATTCACTCGGAGATGACGCCTGGCAAAGGCGGGGCAGCACAGAAGGTATGCTCGCTCAGCATCGATAATTTGGAAATTATGTTTCCGATCAAGGATGTGATTCCGCGCGAGGTTCGGCGAACCGATATTTCGATTGGCCATTTTACCGATTTGGACATTTCGCCGACCTGCGGCATTTGTACGAGGGATTCCATCATCGGCATATTCGACGATCCGAGGCATTTTCTTGATCCAGAGCGGCTGAATGCGAAGATTTTGTGGTTTGGGCAAGGGTATATTGAATACAAGATGCCTAATTACATGCTTGGGAGCGAAAATCCGGAGCAGCTCGAAATTTCAATGGAAATTTCCTCGGAGGCCCCTTTTACGAACAACAATTGGCCTTCGGACATCAGCTTCTTTTTCAATGGCATGAAGGTTGGCATGTGGACGAGCCCCGGCGACTTTGGAGGCAAAGGCAAGCTTAATCCGCCATGGTGGTTCGAAAGCGTCAATCAGCATGGGCTGCTCAAGCATTTGATCGTGAAGAAGGAGGGCACCTTCATGGATGGCATTAAGCTGTCCGATGTGACGATTGACGATATCGATATTCGCAGCAACCAGTGGACCTTCCGAATCGCTGTTGAGGAAAATGCCGAGCATATTGGAGGCGTCACGCTGTTCGGCTCCGGCTTCGGCAACCACAATCAGGACCTGGTGTTCCGCCTGTATTATACGAAGCAGCCTCAGGAGAAGGATATCGAAGCTTAGGCAACGGTAACTCCCTGCACAATGACAGCTTTGGCGGACACAGCAGCCGTTAATTCAACCGAATCAAGGGTTAAGGCACAAGTGACGGACTCAGGAGCCGCTATGGTGCTGCAAATGACCATTTTGGCGGGATAATGACGGTCATAGCGGCTTTCCTGTCCGCTTATGGCCTGAAATCGGGTCAAAAGCCAGAATAGCGGAAACTCAGTCCGCCAAAATAGTATGAGCGTTCCCAAGCTGCTGCTTGGTCTAATCAACAGTGCTCTGAACGACCGTGTACTTAGTAACAGTGAACTTAGCAACGGTAGTCTTAGTATCTGTGGTCTTAGCAACACTCGCATGCTGCCGTTCCCTCACCCTTGAAACTGAATCGCAAAATAAGATTGGCCTTGAATAAACGCTAAGCAAGGTACAGCAGGATGGCTACGGTCAACATACCCGCCTAGTATAACTGCACGCAAAAAAGCTGCATCCCTAGAGGGAGGCAGCTTTTTCGTATGGACAGAAATAGTTGTGCTTTAATGATTTCAGTGGGTATCAGGGGAATGAAAAGCATTCATATTCACATACTGATTAACAGGCTTGCGGTAGCCGCGCGGGCGCTCTTTGTTTGGATCGCTTTTGCCCAGCGTTATGAGCATAACTGGCACATAGCGATCGGGAATTTCGAACAGCTGCTGGATTTTATCCGCATCAAAACCGATCATCGGGCACGTATCCCAGCCCATATCCTTCGCGATCAGCATGAACTGCATGGCCGACAGGCTCGCATTACGAATCGCATCGTCCCGCTGGAACAGCTCGCCCCGCGATTCGTAAAATTGGATCACATTTTCATTTTCCTGATCGTAATCGAGCTTGCTCATCATGCCTAGCGCGAGCATGCCTGCATTCAGCTCTCCAACATTGAGGTGCGCCTTCGTATCACCAAGCACGACGATGGCTGCTGAAGCATTTTTTACTTTATATTGTTTGGAAGCTTCATAGATTTTTTCTTTGCTTTCCTCGGATGTCGCCACGATGTAGTGGCTGTGCTGCAAATTAAAAGCCGAAGGCACGAAACGATTTAGTGAAAAAAGCTGCTGAAGCTCATCCTCCGAAATCGCCACATTTTCCACAAAATTCACTGCCGAACGACGTTTTTCGATAATCGTTTTAAGTTCTCCCATGTTCAAACGCTCCCTTTGAAAAATCATTTTTATGTAAGATTAGTTGAAGGCTTGTCTTTATGTTTGTAATTATAATATATCTACTTTAATTTTGTAAGTAGTTTTCGAAAAATATTTTTGTGATTGCTTGCGGATGCGAAAGCGTGCATGACAAATTGATTGCTTCGCATTTTTGGTGCGAATGTGAAGCTCCCATGAAATCCCTGGGGCATTCGCACCTCAGATTATGTCGAACCGTGGCGAAAACGAGCTGTTCCGTAAAAAGTCAAGCTTGCTCTTATCTTTTTTCGATATTATTTCGTTGAAAATACAGGCGATTAATGCCATGATGGGATTAATTGATACTGTTTTTGCTGTCGCACTCCGTATGGAGTGCGTGGATTGAAACCAGTGTACGCAGCTCGCCGGCAATAAGATCCGACCGTCGCACTCCGTATGGAGTGCGTGGATTGAAACTATAGTGTCTTGGAATGACGGTATTTCAGCGTTAGGTCGCACTCCGTATGGAGTGCGTGGATTGAAACATATCCTCGCTGGCTCCGGCAGTCTTGCCAAGCTCGTCGCACTCCGTATGGAGTGCGTGGATTGAAACTGGACAATCTCCTCGGCCTCAGTTTCGGGCGCGAAGTCGCACTCCGTATGGAGTGCGTGGATTGAAACAATGTTGTCGTCATATTTATAATCTCCTTTTTAGTCGCACTCCGCATGGGTGCATGAATTGAAACAAAATAAAAAGACTCCTACAAAGAGTCTTTTTATTCGCACCTCGTATAGCTCTCGACAAGTCCCCTCATATCCCCCGAAAGAAACTAATCTTATTCCGTTGCCGCCTCGCTCAACTCCTGTTCAATTACAGCTTGGATGGCCTCGTAATCGAACGGATTCCCTATTCTCTTGTTGTTAATCATAATGGTCGGAGTCTGCAAAATATTAAAATCCTTCACGAGCTGCTGATCTTGATCGACCCGTGCCTGTATTTCTTCCGAGCTCAGCAGGGCTTTGAACTGGTCCTTGTCCAAATCCGGAACGGAAGCCTCTGCTACCTGCATCAGCTTCTCTACTGTAATCCAAAGTCCGTCATGGTCTGCATCTGGCTGCTCCGCAAACAAAGCTTCATGGAAATGCCAGAAATCGTCCGGATTCGATTCTAGCACCGCTTCTCCAGCCAATGCGCCTAATGCTGATTCTGCCCCATGAAATAGAACGTTCACATACGAGAACGAGACTTGTTTCGTATCTACATAATCTTTCTTTAATTGCGGCCAAATCTGCGAGCTCCATGCTTTGCAGGACGGGCACTTGTAATCTCCGAACTCTACGATAGAAACCTTGGCGGCCTTATCCCCCCATGTAGGCTGGCTGGAAATGGGCGGAGCCTCTGCTGCTTCCTGCTCGATGCCCGTCCGGCTTTTAGAAATCTCGTTAATGGCGAACAGCGCAATAAAAACAACGACAATGACTAAGGTATACCAAACTAACGACCTTGATTTCACATTTTTCTTTTTCATCCTGCTTCTGCCCCCTGTACTATTCATAAAAATGCAGCGCTTTGTAGAAATGCTTTTACATCCAATTTAAAGAAGAAATCTCAACTCACCTTAACATATGAGCAAATATTCATCAATCGTCTAACCATTTAGAAATTTTGAAAAAACTTCACCACTTGTTGGTAGGGCTTCTTCTCAAATAACAGTAGGCCACTCCACAACGATCATGAAAACACCTATGATATAATAACGAACATGAGTACGAAATGAATTAACAGGCGGGGATACATATGAAATTGGAGCGATTGGTCTCCATCATCTACAAGCTGCTGAATAACAAAGTTTTGTCTGCCTCGATGCTGGCTGAAGAGTTTCAAGTTTCCCAAAGAACCATCTATCGGGATATTGATGTGATTTGTGCTGCGGGCTTCCCCGTCGTCTCCTATCAGGGAATGCATGGCGGATATGGCATAATGGACGGTTATAAAATGGATAAAAGCTTGCTCGGTTCCTACGATGTCGATTCGCTGATCACTGTGCTCAGCAGCCTCGCCACCGTGTTCGACGATGAGCGTGCGCAGGGTACCATTGAACGGCTGCAAACAATTGGACCCGAGCATCAGAGCCCTAGTTTATCTGTGAACCTTGAAACCCGGCGGGCGGAGCCGGACGCACTTCGTCATTTACGCACAGGCATTACGAAGCGAAAAATCGTCCGCTTTGATTATATCAATGCAAATAATGAACGTACGACCCGGGATATGGAGCCCATGTGGCTGCATTTCAAATACAGCAATTGGTACGTTTATGGGTTTTGCCGAGCACGGCAGGATTATCGGGAGTTTCGACTATCCCGGATGATGAATTTATTTTTGACCGAGGACAGCTTTCAGCCGCATCAAGCAGCACCTAAAGAAGCTGCTATCTCAACCACAGAATGGCACGATCAGCTGCGAAATGTGGTAATCCGAGTGGGACCAGAGGCTTTGGCCGAAGCGATGGATCAATTTCATCAGGCTGATAAACAATTTCATGCCGATGGAAGCATGACGATGCAAATTCCTGTATATAAACCATTAGAAGCCCGTTGGCTTTGGTCCATTCTGCTGGGTTTTGGGAGTGGCGCCGAGGTCCTTGAGCCTTTTGCACTGCGAGGGATTTTAAAAAAACAGCTGCAAAAAACACTTCAACTGTATGAAGAAGTATGACGAACTATTGTCATACTTCTTTTTTTATTATAACAACAGAAACAAAATCTAAATTTAGAAGAAGCCGAAAGGAGACGATATGAATGTAGAAGCATCCAGTACAATTATTTGAATACCACACATGGGCAAACCCTCCTGTTTTAGAGCGTATCAAGGAGCGCCCGCCCACTGTGCAGAGTCAAAAAGTGAACAGCTCGATTCCCACCATCGCCCAGCCCCAAGTTTTATCTATGTTGGATGAATACGCCAATCGCTTTGTCCAGTTATTAGAAAAATTCATAGAATGGCCGCTAAGCCAAGCCTATTTGGAGCAATCTATTCTGCTTGAAAATCGACAATCCATTCGCCGGAATCCGCTAAACAAGTTCAGAACACTGCTGCTTATAACACGATTGTTGAGACACGCAACTCGGGACGGTTCCTCCTTTTTCCGAGGACTGAGATTCCGCTATTTTGGCTTTTGAACCGACTTCGGGCCGTACGCGGACAGGAAATCCGTTATTGCCCCCATTATCCATTCAAAATGGCTTTTGGCAGCACATTTGGGGCTCCTGAGTCCGCCTATTGTGCTTTGCCCATGTTTCTTTTAAAATAGCGTCTGCTGTGTCCGCCAACTCTATCTTTGTGCAGGAATCAAGCCCCTTAAACCCGATCAGCAGCTGGCTCGCTTACTTTTACAAACACGCACCCCAATACAAAAATACGATTTTTCGAATAGGAGAATTAATGATGTTCAATGTCTTGCTGGAAATTAATTGGATCGCCGTTCTGCTAGCTGTATTAGCAACCTCTATTTTGGGAGGCGTTTGGTTTACTATCTTTTTTGGGAAGGCTTATGCTTTTGCGTTAGGAAAAGAAGGAACACCACGTGAAAAACCAGCTCCCCTTTTTATCGCGGGACCTTTTGTCTGTGGTTTAGCAACTACAGTCACTATGGCCATTTTGATTTATGCCTTCGATATCGAATCTATGGTTAATGCGCTAATCTTTGGTGGCATTGTTGGTGTTGGATTGTTGGCTTCAACAACCGTCAATACGGCGATCAACCCAAACATGCCTCGCCCGCTGTTATACGGACTAATTAGCGGAAGCTATTTTTTACTTACAGGTTTGATTATTAGCGTAATTGTTGTAGCTATGAAATAATTTCTGCGAAAAATAAATCGCCTTTTCTGGTAATGATAATAACGACTCTCCATGCCTAGAAAGGAGGAACTTACTTTGTCTATCGATATTGAAAATCTATTGGCATTAACATCGCGAGAAGCTTTGAGAATTTGGCTGCAGGAAAACGGACAGACCGAAGCATGTTGTTGGGTAGTCGTAAGCATGACGCCAAACCCGGACACGCTGCTGTATTTGGACGCGGTCGAGGAATGTTTGTGCTTTGGATGGATTGATGGGGTGAAAAAGAAATTTTCTGCATCCCAGCTCGCGCAGAGATTGTCTCCTAGAAGCAAAAAAAGCTCATGGACTGAATTGAATAAAGAACGCGTCCGCCGACTAGAAAAGCTGGGATTAATGAGCGACGAAGGAAGAAAGGTGCTCCCTGATATGGAGCCCCATTCCTTTAAAATAGATCGCCTTATAGATCAAAGGCTGAAAGAAGACCCGCAAGGATATGAAAATTTCTGCGCTTTTCCAGCTCTTTATCAAAGAGTTCGAATCGACACGATACAAAGCTATAAAAATCAGCCATCATTGTTTGAGAGCCGATTAGACAAATTTATAGCCAACACGAAAGAAAATAAAATGTACGGTCAATGGCATGATAATGGGCGCCTCCTAAACTATTAAGCTGCCCTATAGCACGAATAGAGTGAAATGGTTTTTTAAGGTGATAATGACACCTCTAAATCATACCCAAACGAGCAGGCCGCCCACCTCGGGCGATCTGCTCGTTTTTCCAATTTCAGCTTTGCAGCTTTTCCTATTTGCAGCTTTTCTTTTTTGCATCTTCGCGTTTATTCATATTGGAACTTTAATCCTTGAATGATAAGCTTCATTCAATTTCATTCAGTTTCATTCAGCTTCATTCACTCATTAACGAGGCATACTATAATTTCCCCAGCAAATTCGCGCGTATTTCTGCCAGCTTCTGCTCACGCACCAGCTTGCCATTTTCAAAAATCGTTTTCAGCGCGTCTTCGTGCTTCCTTGCCTCATATTGCTGCACGCTTAAATCGTCAGTGAGCGTCAGTACACCGTCCTGCTCGGTTACGAGCACGAGTCCGGTTTGCGATTTTTTCACTTTGCCGATATCGGTTGCCGGGTCTTTGAAAATTTTGCGCTCTTCGCCGTTAATAATCGTAAACGTCGATTTCAGCGCAAAGCCGAACGTATCTCTCGTATTGTACTGGTACGTGAACGAGCCGATACCGAACACCATATTTGTCGAAGCAAAGCCCTTCGCCGCCAGCTTCTCGCAAATTTCACGGCAGCGGCTGATCGTAATCGCATCCCCATAAATCGCGCCAATGTGGCTGTCGAGCTGCTTAAAGCCCTTCTCCGTCACTGTGCCGCCGAAAATATCCCACAAAATTTCAATAACGCCTTTGCGCTCGAATGGATGCTGCGAATCGGGATCGCCGCAAATAATTTTAACCGGATCTCCACTGTCCGGACGAATGACAACCTTGCCGTCGCGAGCGAGAATATCCTCTTTAAGCCCTCTGACCACCACATCGAGCACGCTCCACAAATCCCATGTATCCGAGACGATCGAGACGAAGCCATTCGGATACACCTCATTGATCAAATAGCGGTACGACGCCATTTCATCGGTACCATGGGCGCACATGACGCTGTGCTCGGTCGCTGGAATCGAGGTGCCTACCAGCTCTTTTTCCATATTCGCGCCATAAAATTGCTCCAAATACAAAATCGCCGGAACCGTATCCGTTCCTGTGAACGACAGCAAATGCCCGGCTCCGCTGCCCTTCGCCGCTTCCAGCGAGCTCATGCCCCGCATCGAAAAATCATGCCCCTGAAAAGGCACGCCCGACGTATCGCCGTTCGTCTGCAAAGCGTATTGCTCCAATATTTTGCGGTACTCAAAAGCTATCGTCGCGCTCGTCGTCGGCATCCAAAGCTGGCACGACATGAGCGTCTCCAAATAATTGGTTACCCAGAAAAAGTCAGGATGCGTATTTTCAATCGTCAGCATCGGCACTTTAACCGGAACGATCAAGCCTTCCTCAATCGCCTTAACGCGAATCGGCAAGTAGCCGAGCTCATGCAGCGCAGCGATGTGCGAAGCATCTGGATTAGCATCGCCCAGCGCAAATTTAAGCACTCTGC from the Paenibacillus sp. BIHB 4019 genome contains:
- a CDS encoding sugar ABC transporter permease, with product MKVRSNLYRKEGYYGYLFVLAPVVGYLLFTLYPLLYSLYGSFTDWDGLGQMTFIGLDNFKDILADELFYKASFNTIFMMIGIPIEITLALLLAMGLNRKMFGTTTFRVIYYVPVISSLAAVSILWQWAYNGDYGLVNQFLALFGFEGPNWLADKYTVKPALILMMIWKNIGYSMLLYLAALQSVPKDYYEAAQLDGANSWNIFWNITFPMVKPVTFFIVVTKIIGGAQIFTEVNIMTPTGGPEYSSATVVFYVWKKAFENLQMGYASGMAMLLGLFIFVITLVQFRMNERASKDME
- a CDS encoding family 43 glycosylhydrolase, which translates into the protein MEQQIQAEQSFVNPIIPQRADPWVYLHSDGYYYFTGSVPEYDRIELRRARTIQQLGEAEPVVAWRKYAEGPMSANIWAPELHVVQGKWYIYFAAARTTETVEGLFDHRMFVLENESANPLEGEWVEKGQLVANWESFALDATSFEHKGTQYLVWAQKDLAIAGNSNLYIAAMSNPWTMSGKQVMIAQPEYEWEKIGFCVNEGAAVLKRGGTIFISYSASATDHHYCMGLLSASEDSDLLDPASWSKAPEPVFATSEENGQYGPGHNSFTVSPDGKQDILIYHARNYKEITGDPLYDPNRHTRAQVFGWTADGKPSFGVPVRDGK
- a CDS encoding ArsR family transcriptional regulator, translating into MKIELSEQYLPVFEAISSNVRIQIIHLLSQKSMNIRELAEALGLSSAIMTMHVKKLEKANIIHSEMTPGKGGAAQKVCSLSIDNLEIMFPIKDVIPREVRRTDISIGHFTDLDISPTCGICTRDSIIGIFDDPRHFLDPERLNAKILWFGQGYIEYKMPNYMLGSENPEQLEISMEISSEAPFTNNNWPSDISFFFNGMKVGMWTSPGDFGGKGKLNPPWWFESVNQHGLLKHLIVKKEGTFMDGIKLSDVTIDDIDIRSNQWTFRIAVEENAEHIGGVTLFGSGFGNHNQDLVFRLYYTKQPQEKDIEA
- a CDS encoding arabinan endo-1,5-alpha-L-arabinosidase — translated: MKRYFLTMTAIATVWLTGCSGEELVYPQAPTSYPMYDTANIDNEQAWNMSNVHDPSIIKDGDTYYIFSTDVKVGGTAKPGLMVRKSKDLMNWEWAGYALDGVPAEAEAWTGATGMWAPEVAKLGDRFYLYYSASTFGSNRSFIGVATSDSLEGPWTDQGEVVKTGPGDEPNAIDPNIVKDAEGKPWFVYGSFFGGIYAAPLDPATGKLKEQGYGTKIAARAASESGAVEGPYMIYNAELKQYYLFVSYDSLSQDYNVRVGRSASITGPFLDSLGRDMLDTAYDPTFDVGNKIMGGYRFAEGEGWIAPGHNSILQDGDSDYIVHHARPEQDSNWMYLHVRKLLWNGDGWPVVSPERYAGEQVQTIPKSALAGTWERIVHEKYIDGPIDSEAIELRKDGKIGAEDSADYWEFDGEHTVRLYFQDDDQTKAGVETVLVLPAWDAERNKPSLVFTGMDDKGLAVWGKQIK
- a CDS encoding sugar ABC transporter substrate-binding protein, with translation MKKSLLAAMAATIVLGGVIAGCSSNSQTEGSTEAGQGGTKQLSFMFRGGPEEQKAYEATVKKFEADHPDVKVKIITTTGDQYATKLKAAITGKSVPDVFYFDPGDLRAYVNAGVLKDITEYVKDVDFDNIWKRGVDIYRYDGNNVGQGSIYGLPKDVGPFALGYNKDMFTAAGIPLPDKEKPYTWDEFIKVNQQLVKDTNGDGKIDQYGTGFNVNWALQAFVWSNGADWLDATNTKVTIDDPKFAEALQYFADMQNVHKITPSIEDAATLDTYQRWMKGELAFFPVGPWDLATYETLPFDYDLIPYPAGSTGKSATFLGSLGIGVSSGSKNPEEAAQLVTYLTASPEGMQQLVDAKVQIPNLIDMAEKWAADTTTKPANKAEFLRIVEDYGKPMPNTLTYNSEWYQLFFTDIQPVLDGKVTAADYVKAEQPKMQKLLDKAVEQEAKSKK
- a CDS encoding carbohydrate ABC transporter permease translates to MLSLKRFNLTDVLAFIVISVGAVFMVAPLLWTLSTSFKSKAEVFALPPVWIPETFHFEKYIEIWEKGPLLSGIQNSLIITVCVTIIGTFTSSLAAFAFAKLRFPFKNMIFLLLLSALMIPYPAVMIPQFILFSEFGWVDTLKPLIVPGLFGNIMMIFFLRQYLTSVPGAIIEAAKIDGSSYFGIFSKIIFPLIRPAVAAQLILWFMAVWNDYLAPIIYLNSPEKQTLQLVIANFNATYAIQTDYALIMAASFIALLPMLIIFLVFQKQIIESVAISGVKG